The genome window ATTAGTTTAAGTGAAACTGTGGGACACAGCAAGATATTTTCCCTAGCAGCGTGTATGTCTTCCCGCTTTTCCCGACTTTCCCCCTTTATCGTATGATTTTTACCGGCGAGGCGCCAACGCTGCAATTCTTTCTCCCATCTTACGCTTCGCTGAGCTGGTGAGAATTCTCAGGGAAAAGACAGAGAGAGGGGAGAGAAAGAAGAGAGTCCAAGAATGAGTGACAGCACGTGAGTCTAAGGTGCAAAGAGCGCCACATTCTACATTCTACAACAGCTTTCTTCAATCAGACTTGTAGAATTGTACATGCACGTAGCAATTGCGCTTTTACAAAATTGAAATGTAGCTAAATGTAAAAATGTAATTCAAATATAAAAAGTTAGTTGTTTGAGTATTgaacatatattttattatatgcCATATAATCAgtataaatttgttttccaATTACTGCCTTGTAAATCATAGAATAGCTTGAACAAACCAAACTAATCTACATACTTAATTGGAAGCGGTTTAGTTAGTCATTTTAGACAGAAATATCTAGGTTATCAGCTACATGAGCTTGACAATAAACAACGCTGCTGAAATGAAATAACATGAAGTCTGTAGAGTCACACACGCATAATActagtttaaaattaaatttattactAAGTTGTAAACTTAGATAGAcagtgtttttattttgtaatgCTCAAAtatgataaatttaaaaagtgATACTACAATTTTTGTTGGTGGGATGGATTGATGTTTAATTGAGTCAATTTCTTCAAAAGCCCATTCTGTAAATAGTTCTTTTAATAAAGTTGGCGTAGTATCGCACATCCATGTACACGTCTGGCTTTTCGTTGTTGCCGCATTTGAAAGTCCACGTGTTGATGCCACAAACTTGCCGCCCCAACAGAAGTGGTCCGCCGGAGTCGCCGAAGCAGAGAGTCTTGTGGTTGTAGGCACCGGCACAGATGATATTGGGTGGCATCTTGCGACCCAGCTGCTTCTCGCAATTCCGTCTACTCACAATACCAACTTTCATCGAGCGAAAAGTTTTCTTCCTGGACTCATCCCAGATGCCACCTTCGAATCCCCAACCGGCGGCAATGAGTTTATCCCTTGGATGCAGTACCGATCGACAGACCTGGGCGTAGCCAATGTTCTTGCCCCTCAACGGATACTTGGTCTTCGCCACCGCGACATCCGCGatgaatttcatttttgcATAGTTCGGATGAATTTGCACCCATATAAGTAGATTCCTCCGGAAGTAGTTGCCGTGCCAAGTGAATTCCGCTGACCTTCCACCGATCACGTGGAACCAAGACCACTTCAAGTTTTCGAAACAATGGGCTGCCGTAAGGATATGTCGCGGTGTGAGTAGTGTTGCGGAGCAGACGAGCTTTCTCCCATTGAAGAGCTGAATGCCAACTCCTCCAAGAGATTCCACAGTCGTC of Drosophila mauritiana strain mau12 chromosome 3R, ASM438214v1, whole genome shotgun sequence contains these proteins:
- the LOC117144642 gene encoding seminase, translated to MDSCWALVQLLFILNSVRTEAGDREERSGRFHPRIYNGIKTTVESLGGVGIQLFNGRKLVCSATLLTPRHILTAAHCFENLKWSWFHVIGGRSAEFTWHGNYFRRNLLIWVQIHPNYAKMKFIADVAVAKTKYPLRGKNIGYAQVCRSVLHPRDKLIAAGWGFEGGIWDESRKKTFRSMKVGIVSRRNCEKQLGRKMPPNIICAGAYNHKTLCFGDSGGPLLLGRQVCGINTWTFKCGNNEKPDVYMDVRYYANFIKRTIYRMGF